Proteins encoded together in one Portunus trituberculatus isolate SZX2019 chromosome 39, ASM1759143v1, whole genome shotgun sequence window:
- the LOC123515606 gene encoding LOW QUALITY PROTEIN: uncharacterized protein LOC123515606 (The sequence of the model RefSeq protein was modified relative to this genomic sequence to represent the inferred CDS: inserted 1 base in 1 codon): protein MVSTTVLRVIFLTVLLATVDAQRNRQKQKPARRRPGPLTRQDGLTPLIATCQGKESFELITGFVYSASAEDIIASRVGTLLLSECLDLCRANSLCKAINFETGLCVLFKSAVEERSELLARSQFPVFTLYAQKVCLSVDAPLCASXWAFESVPDLALSHFIEEEKTHIAESRTECVEACMLETSFSCRSITYHNTTKECVLSRANRNMVGRRPLLDVSIGAVYVEVACVPQLHEMCEFTKLRNKILKTVDSVYEDLETTEECRERCMKANFTCHSFDFMSAGEKICRLSHHSSSTLAHIQEPYLLLDNSTTYERHACYQVSVECRAAEMLAHISTSTIFDGKIYSRERPNSCRVDVNSSTEFSITLPYNDMKCGVAQDPPSTFTSNIVIQHHDMIVTSADVGLVLHCHYDIKNQTVTNSLLSGLEVRSDVNRTEFYEETVVDSPDVVMRVTDGSGLDVASAQVGDSLALRFEILDPNSPYEIFVRELVAMDGEDNAEILLIDGNGCPTDPTIMQKVVQLNGSGKILLAPFQAFKFPSSEMVQFRGLVTPCFPKCEPVQCQVPSFDGVSRSRFSFGKRKRREVQEADVLVVQSVHITDKFEFSAKQRKENEVSVEAQGSCSSFTGVVVAGALFLAAQLVMLMAWSYLWHKKRATKQIDPTPPTPSLYHMGSSASRASSTSYLTD, encoded by the exons ATGGTATCCACAACCGTCCTACGCGTGATCTTCCTGACGGTACTTCTCGCTACTGTCGATGCCCAGCGAAATCGGCAGAAGCAGAAGCCCGCACGAAGGAGGCCAGGACCATTGACTCGCCAAGATGGTCTAACGCCGCTCATCGCCACTTGTCAAGGGAAGGAGAGTTTCGAGCTAATCACCGGCTTCGTTTACTCAGCTTCAGCGGAAGATATCATTGCCTCTCGCGTTGGCACTCTCCTGCTCAGCGAATGCCTCGACCTGTGTCGCGCCAATTCCCTCTGCAAGGCAATCAACTTCGAGACTGGGCTGTGTGTGCTCTTCAAGTCTGCAGTCGAGGAAAGATCAG AGCTCCTGGCGCGGTCCCAGTTCCCGGTGTTCACGCTGTACGCGCAGAAGGTGTGTCTCTCTGTTGACGCGCCGCTATGTGCCT CCTGGGCTTTCGAAAGTGTGCCGGACCTCGCCCTCAGCCACTTcatcgaggaggagaagacccACATCGCAGAGTCCAGGACCGAGTGTGTGGAGGCGTGCATGCTGGAGACCTCATTCTCCtgcag GTCCATCACTTACCACAACACAACGAAGGAATGCGTCTTGTCGAGGGCGAATCGCAACATGGTGGGACGCAGGCCGCTCCTAGACGTGTCCATCGGGGCGGTGTATGTCGAGGTAGCGTGCGTGCCCCAGCTGCATGAGATGTGTGAGTTTACGAAACTGCGAAACAAGATCCTGAAGACTGTTGACTCTGTGTACGAGGATCTGGAGACCACGGAAGAATgcagggagag GTGTATGAAAGCCAACTTCACGTGTCATTCCTTCGACTTCATGTCCGCTGGGGAGAAGATATGCCGTCTCTCCCACCACTCCTCGTCGACCCTTGCCCACATTCAGGAACCTTACCTTCTCCTTGACAACTCCACCACTTACGAGAGGCACGCTTGTTACCAG GTCTCCGTGGAGTGTCGCGCCGCGGAGATGCTCGCCCACATTTCCACCTCCACGATCTTCGACGGCAAGATCTACTCCAGGGAGCGACCCAACTCCTGCAGGGTGGACGTGAACTCCAGCACTGAGTTCAGCATCACCTTGCCCTACAATGATATGAAGTGCGGCGTGGCGCAGgatcctccctccaccttcaccagTAACATTGTCATCCAG CACCACGATATGATAGTGACCTCAGCGGACGTTGGCTTGGTGCTTCACTGCCACTATGACATCAAGAACCAGACAGTCACCAACTCCCTTCTCTCGGGTCTGGAAGTGAGAAGCGACGTGAACAGGACAGAATTCTACGAGGAAACAGTTGTGGACTCACCTGACGTGGTGATGCGGGTCACTGATGGCTCTGGACTGGATGTTGCGAGTGCACAG GTCGGAGACAGCCTTGCTCTCCGCTTTGAGATTCTGGATCCAAACTCGCCCTATGAGATCTTCGTGCGGGAGTTGGTGGCGATGGACGGCGAGGACAACGCTGAGATCTTGCTTATTGATGGTAACGGCTGCCCCACTGACCCCACAATCATGCAGAAAGTGGTACAG TTGAATGGAAGTGGAAAGATCCTCCTCGCGCCCTTCCAAGCCTTCAAGTTCCCGTCCTCCGAGATGGTGCAGTTCCGCGGGCTTGTCACGCCATGCTTCCCCAAATGTGAGCCTGTCCAGTGTCAAGTGCCAAGCTTCGATGGGGTCTCTCGCTCCCGTTTCTCCTtcggcaagaggaagaggagagag GTTCAAGAGGCCGACGTGCTCGTGGTTCAGTCCGTTCACATCACCGACAAGTTTGAATTCTCAGCaaagcagaggaaggagaatgaggtgTCAGTGGAAGCGCAAGGCAGCTGTTCCTCCTTCACGGGCGTGGTGGTGGCCGGCGCACTGTTCCTGGCGGCGCAGTTGGTCATGCTGATGGCGTGGAGTTACCTATGGCATAAGAAGCGCGCCACGAAGCAGATTGATCCTACACCACCAACGCCGTCACTTTACCACATGGGCTCCAGTGCATCCCgggcctcctccacctcctacctcactgactga
- the LOC123515609 gene encoding OCIA domain-containing protein 1-like, translating to MALQGGQGRHGGQDDQFKPVFTQEELRVLRECNRESFYFRSVPLAVAFSTAATLAMRKGILKTSSRFGYTPKIIGAVAAGYFIGKLSYQNACAEKIMQLPNSPLAEALRKRKGRIGFQETLGMEAGFTLGPSQTEGEASTEPIFDDHRPDLRDHNESLDDYHRGVTESLSPYTDQSTTAASPPTSYQELRRKNREDYVNKMAERYRRPSPGEGPQDIPPVPPPPPAPPSNVPRPVRKNQYGDDVYE from the exons ATGGCTCTTCAGGGAGGACAGGGAAGGCACGGTGGACAAGATGATCAATTT AAGCCTGTGTTCACCCAAGAGGAATTGAGGGTCCTGAGGGAGTGCAATCGTGAATCCTTCTATTTCCGCTCTGTTCCGCTGGCTGTTGCTTTCTCCACCGCCGCTACCTTAGCCATGCGCAAAG GTATACTCAAAACCAGCAGCAGGTTTGGCTACACCCCGAAGATCATTGGTGCCGTTGCTGCTGGTTACTTTATAGGCAAGCTGTCGTACCAGAATGCTTGTGCAGAGAAGATCATGCAGCTTCCCAACAGTCCCCTTGCAGAAGCCCTCAGGAAGCGGAAGGGAAGGATTGGCTTTCAGGAGAC ATTGGGAATGGAGGCTGGCTTCACCCTTGGCCCATCACAGACTGAGGGCGAGGCATCAACTGAACCAATATTTGATGACCACCGCCCAGACCTGAGGGACCACAATGAAAGCCTGGATGACTACCACCGTGGAGTGACTGAAT CTCTGAGTCCCTACACTGATCAGTCTACCACTGCTGCATCTCCTCCCACGTCTTACCAAGAACTGCGACGCAAGAATCGAGAGGATTACGTAAATAAGATGGCTGAAAGATACCGCAGGCCTTCCCCAG GTGAAGGTCCTCAAGATATTCCTcctgtgccaccaccaccacctgctcctccctccAATGTGCCCAGACCAGTCAGGAAAAATCAGTATGGTGATGATGTGTATGAGTGA